The window cacccacctccctcaccataTCCTTATCCTAACACCAAGAAGATTTCCAAGCAAGTCAACACACCTCTACCTCCACATACATCATCCGTTCAAAGCACACAGACATTCATgcaccaacacacacaccaaaGAACGTTTTCTACTAACCAAAAAATCGTGTTTGTGAGGGGAGGTATCACatgcaacaaaacaaaaacaatgaAACACAAGTAACAAGCAAGCCAATATGAGGGAGCAAAACTAAAAGCGCACGCAACAAAACCAAACACAGAAAAATGGAAGTAcataaaaaaataaaaaagacaTGAAACCCCCGATTCCAGAAAAACCCCTTTCAACCCCtttcaaaaagaaaaaatgtGCCCCAATGTTACCCAAAACCATGAGATACCGAAAGCCcaaaaccacacacacacacacacacacacacacacacacacgcatACCTACTCAGCCcccacatcaacccccaaaccccccttcttccctcccttggccctttgtttgcttttttccccttcagAAATACCTCATGCTCGCCCTGAAAGACAATAGCTAGAGTATACCGCTCTTTGCTCCTCAAAAAAATCGATGGAAAAAGTGCCTCAAAACATATTGAAAATGAACCCCCAGAATCCAAACCCATCAAAAAACACTACTTCTGCCCCCTAGGTGCAGTAGTGCTATGATGGTGAATATTCGGCTCCGACAGACTAGTACTCgacctcccaacccctcccttcAAGGGGTCCTCCGCATCAGCAGTGACAATGCTCGGGCTCTCCAGTCCCGCCGTCAGCGCCTCCGAGGCCGTCATCCCCCTCGTTGCCGCCAGGCTCGGCCTCACATGAGAAGCAGCCGagatcgccgccgccgccgcagcgcCCGCGTTGCTGCTGGCATTCTGCTGGTACGCATTCAGCGCGGCATTGTCCCTCCGACCCCCTGTCACCGCGTCCGCCGCCCTGGCGAGCTCCCGCTCTCTGTTCTTCTCCAGGAGCTGGCCGCCGAGCGTGGCGCACTTGAGGATGGTCTGGATGAggtggttttgctggagggGCTTGGAGAGGTACTCGTCCATCTGGGCCTGGATGCACTTTTCTCTGTCGCCCATCATGGCGTGCGCCGTCAGGGCGATGATGGGGGTGCGCTGACTGCCTAGGCTGCGCTCGTACTCGCGGATCTTGGATGTGGCTTCGAATCCACCCTGTTGTAAATCGTTAGCTAGTCTCCACAAACGTTGCGAGTTGAAAAGGGGCGACGTACCATGATAGGCATCTGAACATCCATCAAGATGACATCaaacttcttcctcttgacaGCCTCAACAGCTTCCTCGCCGTTCCCAACCACGGTAACCACATGATGGTACTTCTCCAGGATCTTGACTGCAAGCCTCTGGTTGACCGTGTTGTCTTCCGCTAACAGAATCTCGAACGAGCGGGTATTATCCGCCAGCGAGGGTGTCGCGCGGTTTTCCAAGGCAGGCACCATGCCGTTGCCGAGATCAATCAACTGGCATGGCGTGGTCATATACGACGTGATGCCCAGATCAAGGCAGGACTTGAGCGAAACGTGAACCACAGGGGCCAAGAGCACAATGGGCAGGTACTTGAAGTCGTCGACCGCTCTCAATCTGCGAGCGTCCTCGATCGAGTCAACAATGATGACATCGTATGGCGAATTTTGCTGAGTCCGAGCCTTCTCCAGCGCGGGGCTCTTCTCCGAGTCGACAACGATAGGCACGAGGCTCAGCTCCTTGAGCATCCTGACAATCTCGGATCCGTGACCGGTCCTGCCCTTGTCGATAAACAGTACCTGGTGGCCCTTGTAGGGGGTAAGTTGCTTCGCAATGAGCGAAACATCATCGTTGGCGAGACGGACGACGCACGTGAAGTAGAACTTGCTGCCCTTGCCGTACTCGCTCTTGACCCACACGTCGCCGCCCATCAGGTTGACCAGTCTCTTGGAAATGGAGAGACCCAATCCGGTACCGCCAAACTTGCGTGTCATGGAGCCGTCGGCCTGCTGGAACGTGTCGAAAATGAGATCAAGCTTGTCCGCCGGAATACCTATTCCCGTATCGGACACGATGAACTCAATGGCGTACTCGTAGGGCGCACACTGGACGTGAGACGCCTTCTGAATGGTCAAGCTGACTTCGCCATGCTCGGTGAACTTGATGGCGTTGCCCACCAGGTTCAGGATGATCTGGCGCAACCTGAACGAGTCACCCACCACGTGGTCTGGCACCGAGTTATTGACTCGGTACGTGAGATCTAGGAACTTCTCGTTTGCCTTAACAGCGAGAGTCTTGAGCGCATTGAAGACAGTTCCACGCAGCGTGTAGGGAATTTCCTCGATAACCATTCTCCTAGCTTCGATCTTGGACAGATCCAAGATGTCATCGATGATGGTCAACAGGCTGTTGGCCAGCGAGTTGACAATGTTGAGCATCTCCCTTTGATACTGAGTGAGGTCGGTATCGAGAGTGAGCTGTGTCATACCGATGATGCCGTTCATTGGGGTCCGTATCTCGTGGGACATGTTGGCAAGGAATTCGGATTTGGTCTTGTTGGCCAACTCGGCTGCTTCTCTGGCCTGCGTGTTCCTCTGGATACTGTCTCTCAAGTTGTACACCATCTGGttaatcttcttcttgagctcgtcCATTTCACCGGACGCTTCGACTTCAACTAGCTTGGTGAAATCCCCGTCCGTTGCGGCATTGGTAATGTCACCAAATGCTCGTACTTGAGCCGTCTGTTTGGGCCAGTCAGCAGGAATTTTCACCAAAACGGCATATTTGATAACGTACCAAGTTGTTGGCCATGGTGTTGACGTCGGTAGTAATTTCCTTCCATCTTCCCTTCAGGCCAGCAACATCGGCCTGTCCACCCATGATACCGTCGACACCGACGTCCTTGGCGACCCTTTGCACTTCGTTACAGAATATCGAAAGCCGGTCAAccatgttgttgatggtttcCTTCAAAATGAGTATCTCGCCCTTGGCTTCGACGTCGATCTTCCGGCTCATGTCTCCATTGGCAATGGCTTGTGTGACAGTTGAAATCCCTCTGACCTATATCGGTTGTCAGCATGAAGTAGCCAGTTGAAAAAGGAGTCGGGGACATACCTGTGATGTAAGGTTTCTGGCCATGGTGTTTACGTTTTCAGTGAGGTCTTTCCATTTGCCCTCTACGTTGTCGACCTGAGCCTGACCGCCCAGTGTACCATCCGTGCCGACCTCTCTGGCCACCTTGCTGACCTCAAACGCGAATGTTCCTAAGCGGTCCaccatggtgttgatggtgttctTCAAATCCAAAATTTCACCCTGCACCTCGACCCCAATCTTCTTGGTAAGGTCACCCCGAGCGACGGCCGTAGTGACCTTTGCTATTTCTCGCACCTGCGTTGTTAAATTCATAGCCATACCGTTGACGTTTTCCGTAAGATCTCTCCAAGTGCCCTGGACATCATGTACCGTTGCTTGTCCGCCGAGTCGCCCTTCGGTTCCGACTTCCCTGGCAATCTTGGTAACTTCCCGTGCGAATTGTTGGAGCTGGTCCACCATAGAGTTGATCGTTTTCTTCAGTTCAAAGATTTCTCCGCGGCACTCAGCCTGCACCTTTTGCGTCAAATCACCCTTTGCGACAGCCGTGGTAACCTTGATGATATCTCGCACTTGTGTAGTCAGATTGTTGGCCATGGCATTCACGTTGACAGTCAGTTCGTTCCACATGCCCTGTACCCCTTCGACATCAGCCTGGCCGCCCAGGATACCTTCGGTTCCGACGTCTCTGGCGACGCGTGTGACTTCAGAGGCAAAAGTCCGCAGTTGGTCTACCATGGTGTTGATCGTTTGTTGCAGCTGTAGAATTTCTCCCTTGGCGGGGCGTTCAATTTTCTTGGTGAGATCACCATGGGCTACGGCGGTGGTAACAGAGGCGATTTCACGCACTATTATGCGAAATGTTAGCGCTGCCGAGTCGATGCTTTACCTGCATGATAGGGGGGATTCGTACCTTGATCAGTGAGGTTTTGAGCCATGACGTTCACTAGCAAAGAGTCAGTATGTCTGAGCGCTTATCAGAAATATGCATTACCGTGCCAGCAAACATACCGTTATCAGTAAGTTCTTTCCAAGttccatcaacaccctcgatTTGAGCCTGGCCACCGAGGATACCCTCGGTACCGACTTCACGGGCGACACGAGACACTTCGCTGGAGAAGACTTGCAGTTGATCCatcatggtgttgatggtacGCTTGAAAGTGGTAATTTCGGGGTCCATCTCAACACTGTTCATCCGCACCTTCTTGGAAAGATCACCGCGGGCGACAGCCGTCACGATTTCACCAATCTCACGCAGGGCCTTTTGGAaggcctcgttggccttttGATGCTTCCATAGCTCGCGTTCCAGAGTAGCGACCCTTTCCTGCTCGATAATGGCAAGGGCCCTCTCCTGGAGCTGCTTCTGCTCGAGAAGCTGGGCATTTACGCCATCCAGCTCCTGGCGCTGGCTGTCGAGAAGCTTGGACTGATCGTCAACATGCTCCCTCAAACCTTCGAGAGCCTCGTCGAGGAGCTCATCTCGCGGTAGCGGAGCAGCATATCCAGAATTCCCAGCCCTTGCTCTTTCGTCCGACAGAGAGAGATGGCCATTTCCGTCAGGGGTGTCGGGA is drawn from Podospora pseudocomata strain CBS 415.72m chromosome 1 map unlocalized CBS415.72m_1, whole genome shotgun sequence and contains these coding sequences:
- the NIK1 gene encoding histidine kinase osmosensor (COG:T; EggNog:ENOG503NXNC), with product MSGESSLAAVTAILKSLATDPTTPPLLNLRVNTRFNIPGADTSEKLELELELAALVLRVQHLQARANTTTSSLLPDTPDGNGHLSLSDERARAGNSGYAAPLPRDELLDEALEGLREHVDDQSKLLDSQRQELDGVNAQLLEQKQLQERALAIIEQERVATLERELWKHQKANEAFQKALREIGEIVTAVARGDLSKKVRMNSVEMDPEITTFKRTINTMMDQLQVFSSEVSRVAREVGTEGILGGQAQIEGVDGTWKELTDNVREIASVTTAVAHGDLTKKIERPAKGEILQLQQTINTMVDQLRTFASEVTRVARDVGTEGILGGQADVEGVQGMWNELTVNVNAMANNLTTQVRDIIKVTTAVAKGDLTQKVQAECRGEIFELKKTINSMVDQLQQFAREVTKIAREVGTEGRLGGQATVHDVQGTWRDLTENVNGMAMNLTTQVREIAKVTTAVARGDLTKKIGVEVQGEILDLKNTINTMVDRLGTFAFEVSKVAREVGTDGTLGGQAQVDNVEGKWKDLTENVNTMARNLTSQVRGISTVTQAIANGDMSRKIDVEAKGEILILKETINNMVDRLSIFCNEVQRVAKDVGVDGIMGGQADVAGLKGRWKEITTDVNTMANNLTAQVRAFGDITNAATDGDFTKLVEVEASGEMDELKKKINQMVYNLRDSIQRNTQAREAAELANKTKSEFLANMSHEIRTPMNGIIGMTQLTLDTDLTQYQREMLNIVNSLANSLLTIIDDILDLSKIEARRMVIEEIPYTLRGTVFNALKTLAVKANEKFLDLTYRVNNSVPDHVVGDSFRLRQIILNLVGNAIKFTEHGEVSLTIQKASHVQCAPYEYAIEFIVSDTGIGIPADKLDLIFDTFQQADGSMTRKFGGTGLGLSISKRLVNLMGGDVWVKSEYGKGSKFYFTCVVRLANDDVSLIAKQLTPYKGHQVLFIDKGRTGHGSEIVRMLKELSLVPIVVDSEKSPALEKARTQQNSPYDVIIVDSIEDARRLRAVDDFKYLPIVLLAPVVHVSLKSCLDLGITSYMTTPCQLIDLGNGMVPALENRATPSLADNTRSFEILLAEDNTVNQRLAVKILEKYHHVVTVVGNGEEAVEAVKRKKFDVILMDVQMPIMGGFEATSKIREYERSLGSQRTPIIALTAHAMMGDREKCIQAQMDEYLSKPLQQNHLIQTILKCATLGGQLLEKNRERELARAADAVTGGRRDNAALNAYQQNASSNAGAAAAAAISAASHVRPSLAATRGMTASEALTAGLESPSIVTADAEDPLKGGVGRSSTSLSEPNIHHHSTTAPRGQK